One window of Streptomyces sp. FIT100 genomic DNA carries:
- a CDS encoding DUF2617 family protein: MLTTLKTSYTDTRAADLAWALGREPLPALAELDLELEGAKLQLRLLGASHQVLLEEEQGVCSETVACIPGSSTPLPLGVAKRIGVWDYEFAARVETLSQGSFAGRAQELLALVADHPNGLAGTFPGSPHAFTAMVAQRLEGQVRWRTWHAYPQEGQLVVTRTRVGARMPAAR; this comes from the coding sequence ATGCTCACGACCCTGAAGACCTCCTACACCGACACCCGCGCGGCCGATCTGGCCTGGGCGCTGGGGCGGGAGCCGCTGCCCGCCCTCGCCGAGCTGGACCTGGAACTGGAAGGGGCGAAGCTCCAGTTGAGACTGCTGGGCGCATCGCACCAGGTGCTGCTGGAGGAGGAGCAGGGCGTCTGCTCCGAGACCGTCGCCTGCATCCCCGGCAGCAGCACGCCGCTGCCGCTGGGTGTGGCCAAACGGATCGGCGTGTGGGACTACGAGTTCGCGGCGCGCGTCGAGACGCTGTCGCAGGGCTCCTTCGCGGGGCGCGCGCAGGAGCTCCTCGCGCTGGTCGCGGACCATCCGAACGGGCTCGCGGGGACCTTCCCCGGCTCGCCGCACGCGTTCACGGCCATGGTGGCGCAGCGGCTGGAGGGCCAGGTGCGGTGGCGCACTTGGCATGCGTACCCGCAGGAGGGGCAGCTCGTGGTGACCCGGACGCGGGTGGGCGCGCGCATGCCCGCTGCGCGCTGA